A single genomic interval of Patescibacteria group bacterium harbors:
- a CDS encoding ComF family protein: MDDKTIKSKLLNLLFPVECAGCGKEDVWLCPDCLLKLPLGRNTACFFCGKDNSFGSTCPACAANYNLDGVFVCADYSDRVVNELIKKLKYSFARELGEVLAAIAGRYLEKLAAEEKLKNINLRKFIVTPIPLHRKRYNWRGFNQAEIIANHFAKRASLACQDTLIRVKHKMPQAKLDGAARRQNITGCFAPSGENLSGKKILLVDDVATTGSTLNEAAGILKSAGAGKVWGLVIAKG; the protein is encoded by the coding sequence ATGGATGACAAAACAATAAAATCAAAATTGTTAAATTTACTTTTTCCTGTCGAATGCGCCGGCTGCGGCAAGGAGGACGTCTGGCTTTGCCCGGATTGCTTGCTAAAACTGCCGTTGGGAAGAAATACCGCTTGCTTTTTCTGCGGTAAAGATAATTCCTTCGGATCGACTTGTCCGGCTTGCGCCGCCAATTATAATTTGGACGGCGTTTTTGTTTGCGCCGATTACTCCGACCGCGTCGTCAACGAACTGATAAAAAAATTAAAATATTCTTTTGCCCGCGAATTGGGCGAGGTGCTGGCCGCGATCGCCGGCCGCTATCTGGAAAAATTGGCGGCCGAAGAAAAATTAAAAAATATCAATTTGCGGAAATTTATCGTCACCCCGATCCCCTTGCATCGGAAAAGATACAATTGGCGCGGCTTCAACCAGGCGGAAATAATCGCTAACCATTTTGCCAAACGCGCCAGTCTTGCCTGTCAAGACACTCTGATCCGCGTCAAACATAAAATGCCCCAAGCCAAATTGGACGGGGCGGCCAGAAGACAAAATATCACGGGCTGTTTTGCGCCGAGCGGCGAAAATCTATCCGGAAAAAAAATTCTTTTAGTTGACGATGTGGCCACTACCGGCTCGACTCTCAATGAAGCCGCCGGGATCTTAAAATCCGCCGGCGCCGGCAAAGTTTGGGGACTGGTCATCGCCAAAGGATAA
- a CDS encoding response regulator translates to MIKEIVDNKDKPRILLLEDYPDLIEYYFAKLTEAGFAVDVESDEDHGLSQVLKDKPDLVILDISLPKADDFGFIREMKKHPEIAGVPVLILTDLADEKDVEAGLKAGASVYLVRDDFAFAQVIDKIKEVIEKVRSKK, encoded by the coding sequence ATGATTAAAGAAATAGTTGACAATAAAGACAAACCAAGGATTTTACTCTTGGAGGATTATCCCGATTTGATCGAGTATTACTTTGCCAAATTGACCGAGGCGGGATTTGCGGTGGATGTGGAAAGCGATGAAGACCATGGCCTCTCGCAAGTCTTAAAAGATAAGCCGGATCTGGTTATTTTAGATATCAGTTTGCCCAAAGCCGATGATTTCGGTTTTATCAGGGAAATGAAAAAGCATCCGGAAATAGCGGGTGTACCGGTTTTGATCTTAACCGATCTGGCGGACGAGAAAGACGTTGAGGCGGGTTTGAAAGCGGGAGCCAGCGTTTATCTGGTCCGGGATGATTTCGCTTTTGCCCAAGTTATTGATAAGATAAAGGAAGTGATCGAAAAAGTAAGAAGTAAGAAGTGA
- a CDS encoding type II secretion system F family protein produces MPIYRYDAINGQGKKTNGLLNAYNRRAATERLEELALTNIVLKDKTDSLELKLTTFFSPVKAKDLVIFSRQFSVMISANLALVQSLRIAAEQTDNVSLKMNIFEIAYEVDGGSTLSAAMAKRPKIFSPFYTNVVKSGETSGRLDEVLNYLADEIENDYDMTSKIKGAMIYPAFVLIGLFAVGVLMMVVVVPQLTNIFKETGAALPFATRILINISDFMINYWWVLIILAIAAIIAIRVFLNTELGKKTVDLIKLRLPVFGNLFQLIYIVRFTRSMNTLIIGGVTISKSLEVVANVVGNTVYKDLILQSHKSVEEGGSLARVFLSSDVVPKMVPQMIVVGEKTGKLDLVFRKITDFYTREIKNILANLVALLEPSIMVVMGVAVGVMVAAVIMPMYNLAGQF; encoded by the coding sequence ATGCCAATATATAGATATGACGCCATCAATGGCCAGGGCAAAAAAACCAACGGTTTGTTGAATGCCTATAACCGCCGCGCCGCCACGGAAAGGCTGGAAGAGCTGGCTTTGACCAATATCGTTCTTAAGGACAAGACCGACAGTTTGGAATTGAAACTGACGACTTTTTTTTCGCCGGTCAAAGCCAAAGATCTGGTGATTTTTTCGCGGCAATTTTCCGTGATGATCTCCGCCAATTTGGCGCTGGTGCAATCGCTGCGGATCGCGGCCGAACAGACGGATAATGTTTCTTTGAAAATGAATATCTTTGAAATCGCCTATGAAGTGGATGGCGGATCGACTTTGTCGGCGGCCATGGCCAAGCGGCCGAAAATTTTTTCGCCTTTCTATACCAACGTGGTCAAATCAGGCGAGACTTCCGGCCGTCTTGACGAGGTATTGAATTATTTGGCCGACGAAATTGAAAATGATTATGACATGACTTCGAAGATCAAGGGAGCGATGATCTATCCGGCTTTTGTTTTGATCGGATTGTTCGCGGTGGGGGTTTTAATGATGGTCGTGGTTGTGCCGCAATTGACCAATATTTTTAAAGAAACCGGCGCTGCTTTGCCTTTTGCCACCAGGATCTTAATAAACATTTCCGATTTCATGATCAATTATTGGTGGGTGCTGATCATTTTGGCCATCGCCGCCATTATCGCCATTCGTGTTTTTCTTAATACCGAGTTGGGAAAAAAAACTGTTGATCTGATCAAATTGCGGTTGCCGGTTTTTGGCAATCTTTTCCAGCTGATCTATATCGTGCGCTTCACCAGATCGATGAATACTTTGATTATCGGCGGCGTCACAATTTCCAAAAGTTTGGAAGTCGTGGCCAACGTCGTGGGCAATACCGTTTACAAAGATCTGATCCTCCAAAGCCACAAGAGCGTGGAAGAGGGCGGCTCATTAGCCAGGGTCTTCTTATCCAGCGATGTCGTGCCGAAAATGGTGCCGCAAATGATCGTGGTCGGCGAAAAAACCGGCAAGCTGGATCTGGTTTTTCGGAAAATCACCGATTTTTATACGCGGGAAATCAAGAACATTTTAGCCAATCTGGTCGCCTTGCTTGAGCCGTCGATCATGGTGGTGATGGGCGTGGCCGTCGGCGTCATGGTGGCCGCGGTAATTATGCCGATGTACAATCTGGCCGGCCAATTTTAG
- a CDS encoding GspE/PulE family protein, with product MLNDKEKEFLDLLTAKNIITGVKQAELEKFLAGTEKTLEDVLLEEKILSAEEIVALKAEAAGVVYRDISDISVTEEALGVIPFEVAQNYKIACFEKTGNKIKVGLIDPYNSRAFEAVNFLVKEQNLKVEFYLISEENLDNIFNKYRTLSKEISTALETKAREAGEVETIEEGRAEELAEENVISAPVARIVSVIIRHAVEEKASDIHIEPMPKETRVRYRVDGLLRTSLILPKSIHSAIVGRIKVLAKLKLDETRIPQDGRIRLLINKKEIDFRISIMPLLGEEKVVMRILDLGRGIPSLEELGYDEHALKIIRKTIKKTFGLFLITGPTGSGKSTTLAAVLNILNREEINIVTLEDPIEYFVKGTNQSQIRPNIGYTFANGLRSILRQDPDVVMVGEIRDNESAELCVNAGLTGHFVLSTLHTNSAMDVVPRLVDMKVEPFLLASTLKSMVAQRLARRICLNCKKNLKVEPGVIEQVRRELAQVPSYMLQARLPGVKTVKDIDESFFYYGPGCIHCKNTGYQGRIAILEIIDVNEKIQEMVLNPKKIIREDDVRSSQEFITIKEDGIIKSLQGLTTLQEVYRVIQE from the coding sequence ATGTTAAATGATAAGGAAAAAGAATTTTTGGATTTGCTGACCGCTAAAAATATCATTACGGGAGTTAAGCAAGCCGAGTTGGAAAAATTTTTGGCGGGAACGGAAAAGACCTTGGAAGACGTTTTGCTTGAGGAAAAAATTCTCAGCGCGGAGGAAATCGTCGCTCTCAAAGCCGAAGCGGCCGGCGTTGTTTACCGCGATATCAGCGATATTTCGGTTACCGAGGAAGCTTTGGGCGTCATCCCTTTCGAAGTAGCGCAGAATTATAAAATCGCTTGTTTTGAAAAAACCGGCAACAAGATCAAGGTCGGCCTGATCGATCCGTATAATTCTCGCGCGTTCGAAGCGGTAAATTTTTTGGTTAAAGAGCAGAATCTGAAAGTCGAGTTTTATCTCATCTCTGAAGAAAATTTAGACAATATTTTTAATAAATACCGGACGCTCTCCAAGGAAATTTCGACGGCCCTGGAAACCAAGGCCAGGGAAGCCGGGGAAGTGGAGACGATCGAGGAGGGCCGGGCCGAAGAATTGGCGGAAGAAAATGTTATCAGTGCGCCGGTGGCCAGGATCGTTTCCGTGATCATCAGGCACGCGGTTGAAGAAAAAGCCAGCGATATTCATATTGAGCCGATGCCCAAGGAAACCAGAGTGCGGTATCGGGTTGACGGCTTATTGCGGACTTCCTTGATTTTGCCCAAAAGCATCCACAGCGCCATCGTCGGCCGCATCAAAGTTCTGGCTAAATTGAAATTGGACGAAACCAGAATTCCCCAAGACGGCCGCATCCGCCTGCTGATCAATAAAAAGGAGATCGATTTCAGAATTTCCATCATGCCGCTCTTGGGCGAAGAAAAAGTAGTGATGAGAATCTTGGATTTGGGCCGGGGAATACCTTCGCTGGAAGAACTGGGCTATGATGAGCACGCCTTGAAAATCATCCGCAAAACCATCAAGAAAACTTTCGGACTTTTTTTGATCACCGGTCCGACCGGTTCGGGAAAATCCACGACCTTGGCCGCGGTGCTGAATATCCTTAATCGCGAAGAGATCAATATCGTGACTCTTGAAGATCCGATCGAATATTTCGTCAAAGGCACGAATCAATCGCAGATCCGGCCGAATATCGGTTATACTTTCGCTAACGGCCTGCGTTCGATTTTGCGCCAGGATCCGGACGTGGTGATGGTCGGCGAGATCAGAGACAACGAATCGGCCGAACTTTGCGTTAATGCCGGTTTGACCGGCCATTTTGTCTTATCCACCTTGCATACCAACAGCGCGATGGACGTGGTGCCCCGCTTGGTCGATATGAAAGTCGAGCCGTTTCTTCTGGCTTCGACGCTCAAATCGATGGTGGCGCAAAGATTGGCCAGAAGGATCTGTCTGAACTGCAAAAAGAATCTTAAAGTCGAACCGGGAGTGATCGAGCAGGTCCGGAGAGAATTGGCGCAAGTTCCTTCCTATATGCTGCAAGCAAGGTTGCCGGGCGTCAAAACCGTAAAAGACATCGACGAATCTTTTTTTTATTACGGTCCGGGCTGCATCCATTGCAAGAATACCGGTTATCAGGGGCGCATCGCCATTTTGGAAATTATCGACGTCAATGAAAAAATCCAGGAAATGGTCTTGAATCCCAAGAAAATCATCCGCGAAGATGATGTCCGCTCCAGCCAGGAATTCATTACGATCAAGGAAGACGGCATTATCAAATCCCTTCAGGGTTTAACCACCTTGCAGGAAGTGTACAGAGTCATTCAGGAGTAA
- a CDS encoding DUF4338 domain-containing protein, whose translation MLQLDVKKKINLDTLFEDLAQKDNLVLEEKVKLLILRDLLRLNWKIDFDKNKIVIAPPENYDKETVRLAMSHKRKESIGDNAEWIRNNIEFARNNLADGKDVLRSKIKPIIEVCESPRQHDLFRLYRYYWSSAHSEYVGRRIKLIIRDGGLPNKPVIGIAALGSPIIHIPDRDNWIGWDKNLRTKNLIYAMDAYVIGALPPYNYLLGGKLVSYVLASNEVRKIYKDKYKNKITLIDKKKASDLVCIFTTSLYGKSAQYNRVKYKSKLLYMPIGETRGFGTLHLSSETLDAMLELLFSKGIFVTNKFGDGPSWSMRVIRTVGDMLNFDSDFLLRHSFKRGIYVVRLASNFRNFLNGKDKKPKYYNYSLKNLVSFWKKRWFKNRKQNIDVIQKVEAFNKSDFNIL comes from the coding sequence ATGTTACAACTTGATGTAAAAAAGAAAATAAATTTAGATACTCTTTTTGAAGACTTAGCCCAAAAAGACAATCTTGTTCTTGAGGAAAAAGTTAAACTCTTGATTTTGAGGGATCTTTTACGTTTAAATTGGAAAATAGATTTTGATAAAAACAAGATTGTTATTGCCCCTCCTGAGAATTATGATAAGGAGACTGTTCGTCTTGCCATGTCTCACAAACGTAAAGAGTCAATTGGTGATAATGCCGAATGGATAAGAAACAATATTGAATTTGCTAGAAATAATCTTGCGGATGGGAAAGATGTTTTAAGGTCAAAGATAAAACCAATAATTGAGGTATGTGAATCTCCTAGACAACACGATTTATTTAGACTGTATCGGTATTATTGGTCATCTGCTCATAGTGAATATGTTGGCAGAAGGATAAAATTAATTATAAGAGACGGTGGTTTGCCCAATAAGCCAGTTATAGGAATAGCTGCTTTAGGTAGTCCAATTATTCATATTCCTGATCGTGATAATTGGATAGGTTGGGATAAAAATTTAAGAACAAAAAATCTTATTTATGCAATGGATGCATATGTTATAGGTGCGCTGCCTCCTTATAATTATTTATTAGGCGGCAAACTCGTTTCTTATGTTTTAGCGTCCAACGAGGTTAGAAAGATATATAAAGATAAGTATAAAAATAAAATTACTTTAATTGACAAAAAGAAAGCGAGTGATTTGGTATGTATTTTTACTACCAGCTTGTATGGTAAGAGTGCTCAGTATAATCGGGTAAAATATAAAAGTAAATTACTCTATATGCCGATAGGGGAGACGAGGGGTTTTGGAACTCTACATTTATCTAGCGAAACTTTAGATGCAATGTTGGAATTATTGTTTTCAAAAGGAATTTTTGTAACAAATAAATTTGGTGATGGTCCAAGTTGGAGCATGAGAGTTATTAGGACGGTGGGGGACATGCTTAATTTCGATTCTGATTTTCTTCTTAGGCATTCTTTTAAGAGAGGAATTTATGTTGTTCGGCTCGCGAGTAATTTTCGTAATTTTTTAAATGGTAAAGACAAAAAACCAAAATATTATAACTATTCGCTTAAAAATTTAGTTTCTTTTTGGAAAAAACGTTGGTTTAAAAATAGAAAGCAGAATATTGATGTTATTCAAAAGGTTGAAGCTTTTAATAAATCCGATTTTAATATTCTTTAA
- a CDS encoding ATPase, T2SS/T4P/T4SS family, whose translation MLLDLAKKNASGLHLSVGSVPMLRNYGRLNEQEGEEVLVKEDLEKIIRSFLSEEELSILAEKKELLFVKDFGENFRFRVNVFYQKDSPSISLSYISESIADLDNLGFPNTFKKNLLNATGLLIVAGPPASGKTSTIAAIIERINKEKRKYIITLEDPIEKIFVNKKSLIDQRQVGRDVNNFFDGLRHCLEEDIDVVYIDEIRVDFELALPYILELASGNTLVILEINAENSIRALEKILNTASKNLTKESVHFMLADVLFGVVAQRLIPNRESGLSLALEVLLSNFAVKSLIREGNIYQLEGIIQNSAEEGMISMEKSIKDLVLSGEVDRTEAGDIEI comes from the coding sequence ATGTTGCTCGATTTGGCCAAGAAAAACGCTTCGGGGTTGCATTTGTCCGTGGGTTCGGTTCCCATGTTGCGCAATTACGGCCGGTTGAACGAGCAAGAAGGCGAGGAGGTGCTTGTAAAAGAGGATTTGGAAAAAATCATCCGCTCTTTTCTTTCCGAAGAAGAGTTGAGTATTTTGGCGGAAAAAAAAGAGCTGCTTTTCGTCAAAGATTTCGGAGAAAATTTTCGTTTTCGCGTCAATGTTTTTTATCAAAAAGACAGCCCTTCCATTTCCCTGTCCTATATTTCCGAATCAATCGCCGATTTGGACAATCTGGGCTTTCCCAATACTTTCAAGAAAAATTTGTTAAACGCCACCGGGCTTTTGATCGTGGCCGGGCCGCCGGCTTCGGGAAAGACTTCGACGATCGCCGCCATCATTGAGCGGATCAATAAAGAAAAAAGAAAATATATCATCACTCTCGAAGATCCGATCGAGAAAATTTTCGTCAACAAAAAAAGTTTGATTGATCAGCGCCAAGTCGGCCGCGACGTCAATAATTTTTTTGACGGCTTGCGGCATTGTTTGGAAGAAGATATTGATGTTGTTTATATCGACGAGATCAGGGTGGATTTCGAGTTAGCTTTGCCTTATATTTTAGAATTGGCTTCGGGAAATACTTTGGTTATTCTGGAGATCAACGCGGAAAATTCCATCCGGGCGCTGGAAAAAATTCTTAACACGGCGAGCAAGAATTTAACCAAGGAATCCGTCCATTTTATGCTGGCCGACGTTCTTTTCGGAGTGGTCGCGCAAAGGTTGATCCCCAATCGGGAAAGCGGCCTTTCGCTGGCGCTGGAGGTGTTATTGTCCAATTTCGCCGTTAAATCATTGATCAGGGAAGGGAATATTTACCAATTGGAAGGGATTATCCAGAATTCGGCCGAAGAAGGAATGATCAGCATGGAAAAATCGATCAAAGATCTGGTTCTTTCCGGGGAAGTGGACCGCACGGAAGCGGGGGACATTGAAATTTGA
- the pilM gene encoding type IV pilus assembly protein PilM has translation MALFSSNSAYIGVDIGASAIKMVELEKKQGRIELVSYGYSENIKEIAGDGWTKNTEYVVKVIDKVYKKMEATTNLAVATLPAFSVFSSIITLRNVDKKGLAAAVEWEAKKFIPLPLEEMILDWKVISSAKDKEKNNTMVLLTGSPKNLVKRYVNIFRKTLVNLTNLEPETFALIRALVGSDKSTLMLAEIGAANTDIFIVKEGIPVLSRSLDIGGKTISKAIASSLSISLERAEQFKRDLGIAGNQAGGDVIPKTIGNAIVPMIEEIKYLLNLYQNKNADKVEKIILAGGSALLPNFSSYLSEKLNINVFAGDPWARISYQPELKPILAEIGPSFAVAIGAALRELS, from the coding sequence ATGGCTTTATTTTCATCAAACAGCGCTTACATCGGAGTAGATATCGGGGCTTCGGCCATCAAAATGGTGGAGTTGGAAAAAAAACAAGGCCGAATCGAATTGGTTTCTTACGGTTATAGCGAAAATATCAAGGAGATCGCCGGCGACGGCTGGACGAAGAACACCGAGTACGTCGTGAAAGTTATCGATAAAGTTTATAAAAAAATGGAAGCTACCACCAATCTGGCGGTGGCGACTTTGCCGGCTTTTTCAGTTTTTTCTTCGATCATCACTTTGCGCAATGTGGACAAGAAGGGGCTGGCCGCGGCCGTGGAATGGGAGGCGAAAAAATTCATTCCTTTGCCGCTTGAGGAAATGATTTTGGATTGGAAGGTGATCAGCAGCGCCAAGGACAAAGAAAAAAACAATACCATGGTCCTTTTGACCGGTTCGCCGAAAAATTTGGTTAAACGGTACGTGAATATTTTCCGCAAGACTCTGGTCAATCTGACCAATTTGGAGCCGGAAACTTTCGCTTTGATCAGGGCGCTGGTCGGCTCGGATAAATCAACCCTGATGCTGGCCGAGATCGGCGCCGCCAACACTGACATTTTTATCGTTAAAGAAGGGATCCCCGTTTTATCGCGCAGTTTGGACATCGGAGGGAAAACGATCAGCAAGGCGATCGCTTCTTCGCTCTCCATCAGTTTGGAAAGAGCGGAACAATTCAAACGCGATCTGGGAATCGCCGGCAATCAAGCCGGCGGCGACGTGATCCCGAAAACGATCGGCAATGCTATCGTGCCGATGATCGAGGAAATCAAATATTTATTGAATTTGTACCAGAATAAAAACGCCGATAAAGTGGAAAAAATCATTTTAGCCGGCGGTTCGGCATTACTGCCCAATTTCTCCTCTTATTTGTCGGAGAAACTTAACATCAATGTTTTTGCCGGCGATCCCTGGGCGAGAATTTCCTATCAGCCGGAATTAAAACCGATTTTGGCCGAGATCGGACCTTCTTTCGCGGTGGCCATCGGAGCGGCGCTGAGAGAACTGTCGTAA
- a CDS encoding type II secretion system protein produces the protein MDKKNTKQKGFTLVELLVVIAIIGLLSTLSIVALNSARTKARDAARTASIKQWQTALELYYSDRGGYPNGVEGSPANIYQTGTVGSSTPGWPLTKQDVTYLGKVPNNTVPWTGGPCTTGADFDYVPDPTWTGDKADTGTTYAITYCLEGGAGGIAAGWHTATPAGIQ, from the coding sequence ATGGATAAAAAAAACACAAAGCAAAAAGGCTTTACCCTGGTTGAATTGCTGGTGGTAATCGCCATCATCGGCCTGCTCTCCACCTTATCGATCGTGGCTTTAAACAGCGCCAGGACCAAGGCCAGAGACGCGGCGCGCACGGCCTCGATAAAGCAATGGCAAACCGCGCTGGAACTTTATTATTCGGACCGGGGCGGTTATCCTAACGGTGTCGAAGGCTCTCCCGCCAACATTTACCAAACTGGTACTGTCGGGAGCTCCACTCCGGGCTGGCCGCTTACCAAACAGGATGTCACTTATTTGGGAAAGGTTCCGAATAATACTGTTCCTTGGACAGGAGGCCCTTGCACTACCGGCGCTGATTTTGATTACGTACCAGATCCAACCTGGACGGGCGATAAGGCTGACACAGGAACCACTTACGCGATCACTTATTGTCTGGAAGGCGGTGCGGGAGGCATTGCTGCCGGGTGGCATACGGCGACGCCGGCTGGAATTCAGTAA
- a CDS encoding reverse transcriptase domain-containing protein — MNIDPIVFLSEIIQTDRSLIEEALACVGNYTIKELPRKNNTPRKVYLPASPLHLLQRILRQRCLSRLCFPLARHYNNFIFGLRKGSGSYIDHARKHSASYWFYQLDLQNAFPSVDLKALREHLLRRIIDRAFWLETAFTSYAMDTSDIFLNNTSVGKMILAGSDWSEFEADFRGLVKLILQLTTTDGIVPQGTPTAPLLFALALYGSWLTTFLSRLGKSEDFKISCYVDNIAVSSALPIPEGIRKELVTVVEQSGFRVNPQKTSYQHKKHGQVMLTGLRLTSFITQGGITCPKKKRRLARALLHLAISKPELRPRALGLVASMKPVYKKMGLPQQIRRPYEKLLAMIGT; from the coding sequence ATGAATATTGATCCGATCGTTTTTTTATCCGAAATCATTCAAACCGACCGATCGTTAATCGAAGAGGCTCTGGCTTGCGTGGGAAATTACACGATCAAAGAGCTGCCGAGAAAAAACAATACTCCGAGAAAAGTTTATCTTCCCGCCTCGCCGCTTCATCTCTTGCAAAGAATATTGAGACAGCGGTGCTTAAGCCGTCTTTGTTTCCCTCTGGCGCGGCATTATAATAATTTTATTTTCGGCTTAAGAAAAGGAAGCGGCTCCTACATTGATCACGCCCGAAAGCATAGCGCATCTTATTGGTTTTACCAGCTTGATCTGCAGAATGCTTTTCCGTCCGTAGATCTAAAGGCTTTGCGGGAACATCTCCTGCGCCGGATTATCGACCGGGCGTTTTGGCTGGAGACGGCATTTACATCGTACGCGATGGACACGTCAGATATCTTTTTGAACAACACTTCGGTGGGAAAAATGATTTTGGCGGGGAGCGACTGGTCTGAATTTGAGGCTGACTTTCGCGGCTTGGTCAAGTTAATTTTACAGCTGACCACGACTGACGGAATCGTTCCTCAAGGGACTCCAACCGCTCCGCTGCTTTTCGCCCTCGCCCTTTATGGAAGCTGGCTGACCACTTTTCTTTCGCGACTCGGCAAATCTGAAGATTTTAAGATTTCCTGCTATGTCGACAATATCGCGGTTTCTTCGGCCCTGCCGATCCCTGAAGGAATAAGGAAGGAATTGGTGACGGTCGTGGAGCAATCGGGTTTTCGGGTCAATCCCCAAAAAACTTCCTATCAGCACAAGAAGCACGGCCAAGTTATGCTTACCGGCCTGAGATTGACCAGTTTCATTACCCAGGGCGGCATTACCTGTCCGAAGAAAAAGCGGAGACTGGCCAGAGCCTTATTGCATTTGGCAATATCCAAACCGGAGTTAAGGCCCCGGGCTTTAGGTCTGGTGGCTTCAATGAAACCGGTTTACAAAAAAATGGGCCTACCGCAGCAAATTCGACGGCCTTATGAAAAACTTCTGGCAATGATCGGAACTTGA
- a CDS encoding restriction endonuclease has translation MDISQAKGYLFEYVVQNLLKKSGYVKVRMANIRGRGGDHQIDAYGLLSIPTPFIYPIRLICEAKNYGDKIGLGKIRDFVGVMKDISEKYTTRKNGKYERFSDSGCYFSTKGFTMDAQKYAWAQNIFLVSHNGIDRSNEIVKVIDEFLSSNQFDGLNKGGLIERFKVFFERRFDDLAISFTVGIVNGKYPTVIVGNKGLVDKIKQFLPSDSDSFGATKTSREWNETDTYFNVFINELGEEIKVSVPNFIAKHIVNKIDRSRPGNKIFYIDVPVLSKIRRFVTIDVSLGEFETADYLDKLRRDS, from the coding sequence ATGGATATATCACAGGCAAAGGGTTATCTCTTTGAGTATGTAGTCCAAAATTTATTAAAAAAATCTGGTTACGTGAAAGTGAGGATGGCAAATATAAGAGGCAGGGGTGGCGATCATCAAATAGACGCCTATGGCTTATTATCAATTCCAACGCCTTTTATTTATCCAATAAGATTGATATGTGAAGCTAAAAATTACGGAGATAAAATTGGATTAGGAAAAATCAGGGATTTTGTTGGAGTAATGAAGGATATTTCGGAAAAATATACTACTCGAAAAAATGGCAAATATGAAAGATTTTCTGACTCCGGTTGCTATTTTTCAACAAAGGGTTTCACGATGGACGCTCAAAAATATGCATGGGCTCAAAATATTTTTTTGGTCTCTCATAATGGTATTGATAGATCTAATGAGATAGTAAAAGTTATTGATGAATTTTTATCTAGCAATCAGTTTGATGGTTTGAACAAGGGAGGGTTGATAGAAAGGTTTAAAGTATTTTTTGAAAGAAGATTTGACGATTTAGCAATTTCTTTCACGGTCGGTATTGTAAATGGTAAATATCCAACAGTAATTGTTGGCAATAAGGGGTTGGTCGATAAAATAAAGCAATTTTTGCCGTCTGATTCCGATTCTTTTGGGGCGACAAAAACATCGCGAGAGTGGAATGAAACTGATACATATTTTAATGTTTTTATAAATGAATTAGGGGAGGAAATAAAGGTTTCAGTCCCTAATTTCATAGCTAAACATATTGTAAATAAGATAGATAGGTCAAGGCCTGGTAATAAGATATTTTATATAGACGTGCCAGTGCTATCTAAAATAAGGCGTTTTGTTACTATTGATGTTTCATTGGGTGAATTTGAAACTGCGGATTATTTGGATAAATTGAGAAGGGATTCATAG